In one window of Canis lupus baileyi chromosome 12, mCanLup2.hap1, whole genome shotgun sequence DNA:
- the PFN4 gene encoding profilin-4 yields the protein MSHLQNLLLDTLLGTKHVDSAALIKLQERSLCVASPGFSVMPGDVRTLVNGFAKNPLQTRREGLYFKEKDYKCIRADDYSLYAKNEKTGVVVVKTHLYLLVATYTEGMYPSVCVEATEKLGEYLRRKGN from the exons ATGAGTCATTTGCAGAACTTGCTGTTAGATACCCTCCTGGGAACAAAGCATGTGGACAGTGCAGCACTCATCAAACTCCAGGAGCGAAGCTTGTGTGTGGCATCGCCAGGATTTAGT GTAATGCCTGGTGATGTCCGAACACTTGTGAATGGATTCGCCAAGAACCCTTTACAAACCAGAAGAGAAGGATTGTATTTCAAGGAAAAGGATTACAAATGTATCCGGGCAGATGACTATTCTCTTTATGCTAAGAAT GAAAAAACTGGTGTGGTGGTTGTGAAGACCCATCTATATCTTCTGGTGGCAACTTACACCGAAGGCATGTATCCTAGTGTTTGTGTGGAAGCCACAGAGAAGCTGG